Proteins co-encoded in one Kutzneria chonburiensis genomic window:
- a CDS encoding CBS domain-containing protein — translation MTTPVIAVTSDAPFKEIARTLAEYRISAVPVIDENGRLAGVVSEADLLHKEEMRGGYDEVLSGHRVRSRKAHAGTAERLMTSPVVTIGPDASVEDAASKLGHADVRRLFVVEGDGRLIGVLARADVLRLFLVSDDVLRARVLAAMPPGVTAAVAEGVVNLGGCVARRSQALAAIRIAWALPGVVGVTGAVQHELDDVNPGVA, via the coding sequence ATGACCACCCCGGTGATCGCCGTGACGTCCGACGCCCCGTTCAAGGAGATCGCCCGCACGCTGGCCGAGTACCGGATCAGCGCGGTGCCGGTCATCGACGAGAACGGCCGGCTCGCCGGCGTGGTGTCCGAAGCCGACCTCCTCCACAAGGAGGAGATGCGCGGCGGGTACGACGAGGTGCTCAGCGGTCACCGGGTGCGCAGCCGCAAGGCCCACGCCGGTACCGCAGAGCGGCTGATGACCTCGCCCGTCGTCACCATCGGCCCCGACGCGAGCGTCGAGGACGCCGCCAGCAAGCTCGGCCACGCCGACGTGCGCCGGCTGTTCGTCGTCGAGGGCGACGGGCGGCTGATCGGCGTGCTGGCCCGGGCCGACGTGCTGCGCCTGTTCCTCGTGTCGGACGACGTCCTCCGCGCCCGGGTCCTCGCCGCCATGCCGCCCGGAGTGACCGCCGCCGTGGCCGAGGGCGTCGTCAACCTCGGCGGCTGCGTCGCCCGGCGCAGCCAGGCCCTGGCCGCCATCCGCATCGCGTGGGCCCTGCCCGGCGTCGTCGGAGTCACCGGGGCCGTTCAGCACGAGCTCGACGACGTGAACCCCGGTGTCGCGTGA
- a CDS encoding response regulator, which translates to MTIGVFLVDDHEIVRRGISDLLEGESDLKVVGEAGTVAEALVRVPAVQPQVSVLDVRLPDGNGVELCRELRSAMPSLQCLMLTSFSDDDALFDAIMAGAAGFLLKQVLGGDLVNAIRTVAGGQSLLDTHTTSALLARLRRDQEQRTDPLAVLSDQERIVLEHIGEGLTNRQIAERMFLAEKTVKNYVSHLLAKLGMQRRTQAAVLATELKDRRGS; encoded by the coding sequence ATGACCATCGGCGTGTTCCTGGTGGACGACCACGAGATCGTCCGGCGCGGGATCTCCGACCTGCTCGAGGGCGAATCCGATCTGAAGGTCGTCGGCGAGGCCGGCACCGTCGCCGAGGCCCTGGTCCGGGTGCCCGCCGTGCAGCCCCAGGTCTCCGTGCTCGACGTCCGCCTGCCCGACGGCAACGGCGTCGAGCTCTGCCGCGAGCTCCGCTCAGCCATGCCTTCGTTGCAGTGCCTCATGCTCACGTCGTTCTCCGACGACGACGCCCTGTTCGACGCCATCATGGCCGGCGCCGCCGGCTTCCTGCTCAAGCAGGTCCTCGGTGGCGACCTCGTCAACGCCATCCGCACCGTCGCCGGCGGCCAGTCCCTGCTCGACACCCACACCACCTCCGCCCTGCTCGCCCGTCTCCGTCGCGACCAGGAGCAGCGCACCGACCCCTTGGCCGTCCTCTCCGACCAGGAGCGCATCGTCCTCGAGCACATTGGCGAGGGTCTCACCAACCGCCAGATCGCCGAGCGCATGTTCCTGGCCGAGAAGACCGTCAAGAACTACGTCTCCCACCTGCTGGCCAAGCTCGGCATGCAGCGCCGCACCCAGGCCGCCGTCCTGGCCACGGAACTGAAGGACAGGCGGGGCTCCTAG
- a CDS encoding GAF domain-containing sensor histidine kinase, producing MPEPDPSAMLGSLRLDELLAEVQERLAEIVKTRDRVQGLLDAVLAVGSGIELDSTLNRIVQAAADLVDARYGALGVLGNTGDGLSEFVYLGIDAEQRSLMGHLPEGRGLLGLLIHDPKPIRLADLAGHPASVGFPANHPPMHSFLGAPVLVRDEVFGNLYMTEKRGGGGFTADDEVVLRALAAAAGVAIENARLFERSQQRQRWLEASSEIRAELLGGATVDDALGLVALRAMELSESTCAMALLADGGDTLTVRSVVGVCADELTGRVLADSRRLLDNAPRLIADLAQELDGRLAGDVLGPGLVVEFRTSGGGTGALVTARDKGGAEYRPDDVPLVTSFADQAALALELAEKQQTKSLLDLLADRERIARDLHDHVIQRLFATGLSMQGTLRMIADPEARKRIQHAVGQLDQTVMEIRTSIFDLHTAEDTVSLRRTLLDVVSELTNNTDVSPSVRMSGAVDTLVPPEVAPHAEAALREGLSNALRHARAKHIVVTIEAAHDLIVDVLDDGVGVPETLARSGLANIENRASTFGGTLTLAPGQDGGTRYTWTVPIRPNP from the coding sequence ATGCCAGAGCCCGACCCGTCAGCGATGCTCGGCAGCCTGCGGCTGGACGAGCTGCTGGCGGAGGTGCAGGAACGGCTCGCGGAGATCGTCAAGACCCGGGACCGGGTCCAGGGCCTGCTGGACGCCGTGCTCGCCGTGGGCTCCGGGATCGAGCTGGACTCCACCCTCAACCGGATTGTGCAGGCCGCCGCCGATCTCGTGGACGCCCGGTACGGGGCGCTGGGCGTGCTGGGCAACACCGGCGACGGGCTGTCCGAGTTCGTCTACCTCGGCATCGACGCCGAGCAGCGCAGCCTGATGGGCCACCTGCCGGAGGGCCGTGGCCTGCTCGGGCTGCTCATCCACGACCCGAAGCCGATCCGGCTGGCCGACCTGGCCGGCCATCCCGCCTCGGTCGGCTTCCCGGCCAACCATCCGCCGATGCACAGCTTCCTCGGCGCGCCCGTGTTGGTGCGCGACGAGGTGTTCGGCAACCTCTACATGACCGAGAAGCGCGGTGGCGGCGGGTTCACCGCCGATGACGAGGTCGTGCTGCGGGCCCTTGCCGCGGCGGCCGGCGTGGCCATCGAGAACGCTCGCCTGTTCGAGCGGTCCCAGCAGCGGCAGCGGTGGTTGGAGGCGTCGTCCGAGATCCGGGCCGAGCTGCTCGGTGGGGCCACTGTGGACGATGCTTTGGGGCTCGTTGCCTTGCGCGCCATGGAGTTGAGCGAGTCGACGTGCGCGATGGCGCTGCTGGCCGACGGGGGCGACACGCTGACCGTGCGCAGCGTCGTCGGGGTGTGCGCGGACGAGCTGACCGGGAGGGTGCTGGCCGACAGCCGCCGGCTGCTCGACAATGCCCCGCGGCTCATCGCCGACCTGGCCCAGGAACTCGACGGACGCCTCGCCGGCGACGTGCTCGGGCCCGGGCTCGTCGTCGAGTTCCGCACCTCCGGCGGCGGCACCGGCGCCCTGGTCACCGCCCGTGACAAAGGCGGCGCCGAATACCGTCCCGACGACGTTCCGCTGGTGACCTCCTTCGCCGACCAGGCCGCGCTGGCCCTCGAGTTGGCCGAGAAGCAGCAGACCAAGAGCCTGCTCGACCTGCTCGCCGACCGTGAGCGCATCGCCAGGGACCTGCACGACCACGTCATCCAGCGGCTGTTCGCCACCGGCCTGAGCATGCAGGGCACGCTGCGCATGATCGCCGACCCCGAGGCCCGCAAGCGGATCCAGCACGCCGTCGGACAGCTCGACCAGACCGTCATGGAGATCAGAACGTCCATCTTCGACCTGCACACCGCCGAGGACACCGTCAGCCTTCGCCGCACCCTCCTCGACGTCGTCTCCGAGCTCACCAACAACACCGACGTCTCCCCGTCCGTCCGCATGTCCGGCGCCGTCGACACCCTCGTCCCGCCCGAGGTCGCCCCGCACGCCGAGGCCGCTCTCCGCGAGGGCCTGTCCAACGCCCTGCGTCATGCCCGGGCCAAGCACATCGTCGTCACCATCGAGGCCGCCCACGACCTCATCGTCGACGTGCTGGACGACGGCGTCGGCGTGCCGGAGACGTTGGCCCGCAGCGGTTTGGCGAATATCGAGAACCGTGCTTCGACGTTCGGCGGCACGCTGACCCTGGCACCGGGCCAGGACGGCGGCACCCGCTACACCTGGACGGTGCCGATCCGGCCGAACCCCTAG
- a CDS encoding Acg family FMN-binding oxidoreductase: MTSPVPAGLGLSPAEVIAVLEAAATAPSVHNSQPWRFRVLPDRIELYADPARRLPATDPDGKEQRLACGAALTNLRIALEALGVRPLVSLLPHGGALAVVRHGGRVTPSDHILDLRRAIPARRTNRKPFLDDGVTAAQLSQLLHAAQTERSWLHPITDPSQRNRLHALVVRAHQVQLANVEFRAELERWTGHGGDRADGVPSRSAGPAHEPQDHWVLRDFSGGRARERVPGKDFEHEPLILVICSYYEGMLAELHAGQAMQRVLLTATTLGLSASFIAQPIEVPSCREELRRLLGAGISAQVILRVGHGSPVAPTPRRPVAELLIDAEPVLPGGTP; encoded by the coding sequence ATGACCAGTCCAGTTCCCGCCGGCCTCGGGCTCAGCCCGGCCGAGGTGATCGCGGTGCTCGAAGCGGCGGCCACGGCGCCCTCGGTGCACAACAGCCAGCCGTGGCGGTTCCGGGTGCTGCCCGACCGGATCGAGCTGTACGCCGACCCGGCGCGCCGGCTGCCGGCCACGGATCCGGACGGCAAGGAACAGCGGCTGGCGTGCGGGGCGGCCCTGACCAACCTCCGCATCGCACTGGAGGCCCTGGGCGTCCGCCCGCTGGTTTCCCTGCTGCCGCACGGCGGGGCTCTCGCCGTCGTCCGTCACGGCGGCCGTGTCACGCCCAGCGACCACATCCTGGATCTGCGGCGGGCGATCCCGGCCCGGCGCACCAACCGCAAGCCCTTCCTGGACGATGGCGTCACGGCGGCTCAGCTGAGCCAACTCCTGCACGCGGCGCAGACCGAGCGCTCGTGGCTGCACCCCATCACCGACCCCAGCCAGCGCAACCGACTGCACGCCCTGGTCGTCCGGGCCCACCAGGTCCAGCTGGCCAACGTCGAGTTCCGGGCCGAACTGGAACGCTGGACCGGGCATGGCGGCGACCGCGCCGACGGCGTGCCGTCACGGTCGGCCGGCCCCGCACACGAGCCGCAGGACCACTGGGTGCTGCGCGACTTCAGCGGTGGCCGGGCGCGCGAACGGGTGCCGGGCAAGGACTTCGAGCACGAGCCGCTGATCCTGGTCATCTGCTCGTACTACGAGGGCATGCTGGCCGAGCTGCACGCCGGTCAGGCGATGCAGCGGGTGCTGCTGACGGCAACCACTCTCGGCCTGTCCGCCTCGTTCATCGCGCAGCCGATCGAGGTGCCGTCCTGCCGCGAGGAGCTGCGCCGACTGCTGGGCGCGGGCATCAGCGCCCAGGTCATCCTGCGAGTGGGCCACGGCAGCCCGGTCGCGCCCACTCCCCGACGTCCGGTGGCGGAGCTGCTCATCGACGCCGAGCCCGTGCTGCCGGGAGGCACCCCATGA
- a CDS encoding universal stress protein has translation MKSVLVGLSPDTDSLATITWAAEYAGRLAAPLRVVLADGGSLTALYNAVATVRGRHPHLSLSAMTAEDGLADALLERTADAHVTVVDRHVATAGIAAAVAAEATCPVAAVSPGVCWAAQNRPVLVGADGTEHSEQALRWAFAEADRLGTGVRVVYSQPRGAGTERRNSVFDLLSLFAGRYPSMEVQLHTLTCAPAKALAWHAQFASMVVIGHREHGLGGRIYRKLLRDATCPVVLAGPDTALDAAPATSTLDIARS, from the coding sequence ATGAAGTCCGTTCTGGTCGGGCTCTCGCCCGACACCGATTCGCTGGCCACCATCACCTGGGCCGCCGAGTACGCCGGCCGCCTCGCCGCACCGTTGCGGGTGGTGCTGGCCGACGGCGGCAGTCTGACGGCGCTGTACAACGCCGTCGCCACCGTCCGGGGCCGCCACCCGCACCTCTCGCTGTCCGCGATGACGGCCGAGGACGGCCTGGCCGACGCCCTGCTCGAACGGACGGCCGACGCCCACGTGACGGTGGTCGACCGGCATGTCGCGACCGCCGGCATCGCCGCCGCCGTGGCGGCCGAAGCCACCTGCCCTGTCGCCGCCGTATCCCCTGGGGTCTGCTGGGCCGCGCAGAACCGGCCGGTGTTGGTCGGCGCTGACGGCACCGAGCACTCCGAGCAGGCGCTGCGCTGGGCGTTCGCGGAGGCCGACCGGCTCGGCACCGGCGTGCGGGTCGTCTACAGCCAGCCGCGTGGCGCCGGCACCGAGCGCCGCAACTCCGTCTTCGACCTGCTGTCGCTGTTCGCCGGCCGCTACCCCTCGATGGAGGTGCAGCTGCACACGCTGACGTGCGCGCCAGCCAAGGCCCTGGCGTGGCACGCGCAGTTCGCGTCGATGGTCGTCATCGGCCACCGCGAGCACGGCCTCGGCGGCCGGATCTACCGCAAGCTGCTGCGCGACGCGACCTGCCCGGTCGTCCTCGCCGGCCCGGACACCGCTCTCGACGCCGCACCGGCGACGTCGACCCTGGACATCGCGAGGAGCTGA
- a CDS encoding CBS domain-containing protein, with translation MRAQDVMTSPVATASPGQPVKEIAALLADHGFTAAPVVDDGHLVGMVTEADVLRDRIPVDARSRIWDYNATDVHPALTVAEVMSTPAVAITPGTDCAAIARMMLDDHVRAVPVVDGGHGVVGIVTRRDLLRAIATDDTTVLTAVRSRLAAYGGAGRWSVTVHDGLVEIVDDFDDATDRHVAKVIAESVPGVAEVRVRSRASAR, from the coding sequence ATGAGGGCACAGGACGTCATGACCAGCCCCGTGGCCACCGCGTCGCCCGGCCAACCGGTCAAGGAGATCGCCGCGTTGCTGGCCGACCACGGCTTCACCGCTGCCCCCGTTGTCGACGACGGGCACCTGGTCGGCATGGTCACCGAGGCCGACGTGCTGCGCGACCGCATCCCGGTCGACGCCCGCAGCCGGATCTGGGACTACAACGCCACCGACGTGCACCCGGCGCTGACCGTGGCGGAGGTGATGAGCACGCCGGCCGTGGCCATCACGCCGGGCACGGACTGCGCCGCGATCGCCCGAATGATGCTGGACGACCATGTGCGGGCGGTTCCCGTGGTTGACGGCGGCCACGGCGTCGTCGGCATCGTCACCCGCCGCGACCTGCTGCGGGCCATCGCCACCGACGACACCACGGTGCTCACGGCCGTCCGGTCCCGCCTGGCCGCCTACGGCGGCGCCGGCCGATGGTCGGTCACCGTGCACGACGGCCTCGTGGAGATCGTCGACGACTTCGACGACGCCACCGACCGGCATGTCGCCAAGGTCATCGCCGAGTCCGTGCCCGGTGTCGCCGAGGTGCGTGTGCGCAGCCGGGCATCGGCGCGATGA
- a CDS encoding acetate--CoA ligase family protein, with the protein MPKPSGCELTATIAVLSKQSVPRGHRTFVRVDAVLAMTVPTALGDPSTDIADTVAKARAGGRPTPVVAVDLTQRESPRLAAGVAKLLRCFGIPVLDVVAAADEDAAAFRALPGPVALKAVAPGLLHKSAGGVVGDASFGPLVVFGLGGTDVDSHKLLRSLPAPKALATVDVDAVAATVMRVGRLAELLPEVAEMDLNPLIAYETGYGAADARILLRPAEPTDATLRALRVRRRR; encoded by the coding sequence ATGCCGAAGCCGTCCGGCTGCGAGCTCACCGCCACGATTGCCGTGCTCAGCAAGCAATCCGTGCCGCGCGGGCACCGTACCTTCGTCCGGGTCGACGCGGTGCTGGCGATGACCGTGCCGACCGCGCTCGGCGATCCGTCGACCGACATCGCCGACACCGTGGCCAAGGCCCGGGCAGGCGGCCGGCCGACGCCGGTGGTGGCCGTGGACCTGACGCAGCGGGAAAGCCCGCGGCTGGCTGCCGGCGTGGCAAAGCTGTTGCGCTGCTTCGGGATTCCCGTGCTCGACGTCGTAGCGGCAGCCGACGAGGACGCGGCCGCCTTCCGGGCACTGCCTGGCCCGGTCGCGCTCAAAGCCGTCGCACCGGGACTCCTGCACAAGAGCGCCGGCGGCGTCGTCGGCGACGCCTCGTTCGGCCCGCTGGTCGTCTTCGGCCTCGGCGGCACCGACGTCGACAGCCATAAGCTGCTGCGCAGTCTGCCCGCGCCCAAGGCGCTGGCCACAGTCGACGTGGACGCCGTGGCCGCCACGGTCATGCGCGTCGGCCGCCTGGCCGAGCTGCTGCCCGAGGTCGCCGAGATGGACCTCAACCCGCTCATCGCCTACGAGACCGGCTACGGCGCCGCTGACGCCCGGATCCTGCTCCGCCCGGCTGAGCCCACGGACGCCACGTTGCGCGCACTTCGGGTTCGGCGACGTCGTTGA
- a CDS encoding pyridoxamine 5'-phosphate oxidase family protein produces MFDAAGLEILDRAECLELLRTRSLGRIVFTDQAMPAVLPVNFSVWDGSLLIRTGAGGKLAAATRNAVVAFEVDEIDPDSGKGWSVVVVGRSGVVDNPAEVTEAAEVAPRSSVGGRDHLIRVRIGSITGRRVNDVAEPEVRATWRPWAQPGGAGSGRQRRRSRSRRR; encoded by the coding sequence ATGTTCGACGCCGCGGGCCTCGAGATCCTCGACCGGGCCGAGTGCCTTGAGCTGCTGAGGACCCGGTCGCTCGGCCGGATCGTGTTCACCGACCAGGCGATGCCGGCGGTGCTGCCGGTGAACTTCTCCGTGTGGGACGGCTCGCTGCTGATCCGCACCGGCGCGGGTGGCAAGCTCGCCGCCGCCACCCGAAACGCCGTGGTGGCGTTCGAGGTGGACGAGATCGACCCGGACAGCGGAAAGGGCTGGAGCGTGGTCGTCGTCGGACGGTCCGGCGTGGTCGACAACCCGGCTGAGGTCACGGAGGCGGCGGAGGTCGCGCCACGATCCTCGGTCGGCGGCCGCGACCACCTGATCCGCGTCCGGATCGGCTCGATCACCGGGCGGCGGGTCAACGACGTCGCCGAACCCGAAGTGCGCGCAACGTGGCGTCCGTGGGCTCAGCCGGGCGGAGCAGGATCCGGGCGTCAGCGGCGCCGTAGCCGGTCTCGTAGGCGATGA
- a CDS encoding DoxX family membrane protein — translation MSVKERPAAGSTPVSAGPAARQWLAMLRIATGLIFLWAFVDKLFGLGYATPAARSWLSGGSPTKGFLGNVDVGPFQSMFHAWAGAAWADWLFMLALLGIGVAVTLGVALRLSAVAGTILLVLMWAAEWPLSTTTAAGQPSGSTNPLIDYHIVFALVLIVAALFGAGVTWGLGRQWERLTVVRNNPWLR, via the coding sequence ATGTCCGTCAAGGAGCGTCCTGCCGCCGGTTCGACCCCGGTGAGTGCCGGCCCGGCCGCACGGCAGTGGCTGGCCATGCTGCGCATCGCCACCGGCCTGATCTTCCTGTGGGCCTTCGTGGACAAGCTGTTCGGGCTCGGCTACGCGACCCCGGCCGCGCGCTCGTGGCTGAGCGGCGGCTCGCCGACCAAGGGCTTCCTGGGCAACGTGGACGTCGGCCCGTTCCAGTCGATGTTCCACGCCTGGGCCGGCGCCGCGTGGGCCGACTGGCTGTTCATGCTGGCGCTGCTGGGCATCGGCGTCGCCGTCACGCTCGGCGTGGCGCTGCGGCTGTCCGCCGTCGCCGGCACGATCCTGCTGGTGCTGATGTGGGCCGCCGAATGGCCGCTGAGCACCACGACCGCCGCCGGCCAGCCCAGCGGCTCGACCAACCCGCTGATCGACTACCACATCGTGTTCGCGCTGGTGCTCATCGTCGCGGCGCTGTTCGGCGCCGGAGTGACGTGGGGGCTGGGCCGGCAGTGGGAGAGGTTGACCGTCGTGCGCAACAACCCGTGGCTGCGCTGA
- a CDS encoding acetate/propionate family kinase, whose translation MAVDAVTRVLAVNPGSSSLKVSVVDGGESIGQWTVQDWDGMPDPAAVEAVGPVDAIALRFVHGGDRRGPVLLDPFQENRLRALVPLAPIHQPRSLLLGRALRTWWPDTPLVACFDTSFHADLPPAASTYPIPMEWTRKYGVRRYGFHGLSCANALRTTAETLGRHPEDVAMICCHLGSGVSVTAIDGGHSIDTSMGFTPLDGVPMATRPGALDPGLVLHLAREMPMDVLDAGLNHHSGLAGMSGTTGDLREVLAARAQGCPDADLAARVYLHRLRREIAAVRTSLPRLDALVLTGGVAEHQPGLLDELAQGLEFLGVAPTVTPAREDLEMARQTEEILH comes from the coding sequence GTGGCGGTGGACGCCGTGACCCGGGTGCTGGCCGTCAATCCGGGCTCGTCCAGCCTGAAGGTGTCCGTTGTGGACGGTGGCGAGTCGATCGGGCAGTGGACCGTGCAGGACTGGGACGGCATGCCCGACCCGGCCGCCGTCGAAGCGGTCGGCCCGGTCGACGCCATCGCGCTCCGATTCGTGCACGGCGGGGACCGCCGCGGCCCGGTTCTCCTGGACCCCTTCCAGGAGAACAGGCTGCGGGCACTGGTGCCGCTGGCCCCGATCCACCAGCCGCGCTCCTTGTTGCTGGGCCGGGCCTTGCGCACCTGGTGGCCGGACACGCCGCTGGTGGCGTGCTTCGACACCAGCTTCCACGCCGACCTGCCGCCGGCGGCGTCGACGTACCCGATCCCGATGGAGTGGACCCGCAAGTACGGGGTCCGGCGGTACGGCTTTCACGGCCTGTCGTGCGCCAACGCGCTGCGCACGACAGCGGAGACGCTGGGGCGGCACCCCGAGGATGTGGCGATGATCTGCTGCCACCTCGGCTCCGGCGTCTCCGTCACCGCCATCGACGGCGGCCACAGCATCGACACCTCGATGGGTTTCACGCCGCTGGACGGCGTGCCGATGGCGACCCGCCCCGGCGCGCTCGACCCCGGCCTGGTCCTGCATCTGGCCCGTGAGATGCCGATGGACGTGCTGGACGCCGGCCTGAACCACCACAGTGGACTCGCCGGGATGTCCGGCACCACCGGCGATCTGCGCGAAGTGCTCGCCGCCCGCGCGCAGGGCTGCCCGGACGCGGACCTCGCCGCCCGCGTCTACCTGCACCGGCTGCGTCGGGAGATCGCGGCCGTTCGAACGTCCTTGCCTCGACTGGACGCGCTGGTCCTCACCGGCGGCGTCGCGGAGCACCAGCCCGGCCTGCTCGACGAGCTGGCTCAGGGTCTGGAGTTCCTCGGTGTCGCGCCGACCGTGACGCCGGCCCGTGAGGACCTGGAGATGGCAAGGCAGACCGAGGAAATCCTGCACTGA
- a CDS encoding universal stress protein: MDGSYWGNMALDWAARHAWTRGASLHVLRARVDVPSDVPTDLGLSHAHRLYPLLPINCRPVGPAPVVELTTASQDSSLLVLGCRGHRHFGLGELVIPVLAGAHSDTVVVRGTPATVRGEHHIVTAMISGGPDDDVVLRRAGEFALSHRSRLRVVHAAPNDLRPGRTPEDVLHIAELQLKALGLAVRASFTLARQLPHEVLENPGDTDLLVLARGDSPRHPLGPVTRAALYHSPCPVLVVHT, encoded by the coding sequence GTGGATGGGTCTTACTGGGGCAACATGGCCCTCGACTGGGCCGCCCGCCACGCCTGGACCCGCGGCGCCTCCCTGCACGTCCTGCGCGCCCGTGTCGACGTGCCCTCCGACGTGCCGACCGACCTCGGCCTCAGCCACGCGCACCGGCTCTACCCGCTGCTGCCCATCAACTGCCGGCCCGTCGGCCCGGCACCGGTCGTCGAGCTCACGACCGCCAGCCAGGACAGCTCCCTGCTCGTCCTCGGCTGCCGCGGCCACCGCCACTTCGGCCTCGGCGAACTCGTCATCCCCGTCCTCGCCGGCGCCCACAGCGACACCGTCGTCGTCCGCGGCACCCCCGCCACCGTCCGCGGCGAGCACCACATCGTCACCGCCATGATCAGCGGCGGCCCCGACGACGATGTGGTCCTCCGCCGGGCCGGGGAATTCGCCCTCTCGCACCGCTCCCGTCTTCGCGTCGTGCATGCCGCCCCCAACGACCTCCGCCCCGGCCGCACCCCCGAAGACGTCCTCCACATCGCCGAGCTCCAGCTCAAGGCCCTCGGCCTCGCCGTCCGCGCCTCCTTCACCCTCGCCCGGCAGCTTCCCCACGAGGTGTTGGAGAACCCCGGCGACACGGACCTGCTCGTCCTGGCCCGCGGCGACTCCCCGCGCCACCCCCTCGGCCCCGTCACCCGGGCTGCGCTCTACCACTCCCCCTGTCCCGTGTTGGTCGTCCATACCTAG